In the Puntigrus tetrazona isolate hp1 chromosome 9, ASM1883169v1, whole genome shotgun sequence genome, one interval contains:
- the tmem198a gene encoding transmembrane protein 198-B → MTSTAQILAFKLSPPSQDGSPERLFSCDEDIERRYEVVPSVVCSMCCLFGIIYCFFGYRCFKAVMFLTGLMFGSIIIFMLCYKERVMDTQLSVEASVGIGLGIGTLCGLVTMLVRSVGLFMVGLLLGLLVALASLVVLEEFYHPRTVWLPLGVLLGSGMLFAVLTLQWQRCFTTLSTAVFGSAVVTVTVDYFVELFALTRYIYERVKVDPPRPVCWFTWVVMGVWPVLALLGVLIQWKVTAEGYSHTEVFISHQQRRVQLMRIRQKEERRECRKKKKKKPQKQPPQQQKYHHPPQTNPHPPNPPPKLQPPEPTHRRKPNTIRRFDGDVLSPSYIQNFRDRRTDRRGYSHGRLIGGSHVVDLDYDYGSQVPLTAHTGPAVRG, encoded by the exons ATGACGTCCACTGCCCAGATTCTGGCCTTTAAGCTCTCCCCACCCTCTCAGGATGGGAGTCCAGAGCGTCTGTTCAGCTGTGATGAGGACATTGAACGGCGCTATGAGGTGGTCCCGTCTGTCGTCTGCTCCATGTGTTGCCTGTTTGGCATCATCTACTGCTTCTTCG GGTACCGCTGCTTCAAGGCCGTGATGTTCCTCACGGGTCTGATGTTCGGTTCCATCATCATCTTCATGCTCTGCTATAAGGAGAGGGTCATGGATACTCAGCTCAGTGTGGAGGCCAGTGTGGGCATCGGCCTGGGCATTGGCACGTTGTGTGGTTTGGTCACTATGCTGGTCCGCAGCGTGGGGCTTTTCATGGTTGGACTTCTCCTGGGTTTACTGGTGGCCTTGGCCTCTCTTGTGGTTCTGGAGGAGTTTTATCACCCGAGGACAGTGTGGCTTCCCCTGGGTGTGCTGCTGGGCTCGGGCATGCTGTTTGCTGTGCTCACGTTGCAGTGGCAGCGCTGTTTCACCACCCTCTCCACCGCCGTCTTCGGATCAGCTGTGGTGACTGTGACTGTGGATTACTTTGTCGAGCTCTTCGCTCTGACACGCTACATCTATGAGAGGGTGAAGGTGGATCCGCCTCGGCCGGTGTGTTGGTTCACATGGGTGGTCATGGGAGTTTGGCCTGTGCTTGCACTGCTGGGTGTTCTTATTCAGTGGAAGGTCACGGCTGAAGGATATTCACACACTGAAG tcttcaTCAGTCACCAACAGAGACGAGTGCAGCTAATGCGAATTCGtcaaaaggaagaaagaagggaatgccgaaagaaaaagaagaaaaagccaCAGAAACAGCCGCCGCAGCAACAGAAGTACCACCACCCCCCTCAGACCAACCCTCATCCCCCAAACCCTCCTCCCAAACTCCAGCCTCCGGAGCCCACTCACCGCCGGAAACCCAACACCATCCGCCGCTTCGATGGAGATGTGCTTTCTCCA AGTTACATCCAGAACTTCCGCGACAGACGTACGGACAGGAGGGGCTATTCTCATGGCAGGTTGATTGGCGGCTCACATGTTGTAGATTTAGACTATGACTACGGCTCCCAAGTGCCCCTAACAGCCCATACAGGCCCCGCGGTGAGAGGTTGA
- the desma gene encoding desmin a isoform X2, whose amino-acid sequence MSKSYSASAETASSYRRTFGSGLGSSVFSGRAGSSGSSRVSSRVYEVTKSSSSPMYSSQRASSASFGGGSMVRSYAGLGEKLDFNLADAMNQDFLNTRTNEKAELQHLNDRFASYIEKVRFLEQQNQALSVEIERLRGREPTRIAEMYEEEMRELRRQVDALTNQRSRIEIERDNLADDLQKLKQRVQEEIHQKEEAENNLSAFRADVDAATLARLDLERRIEGLHEEIAFLKKIHEEEIRELQNQMQESQVQVQMDMSKPDLTAALRDIRMQYEAIAAKNIAEAEEWYKSKVSDLNQAVNKNNDALRQAKMETMEFRHQIQSYTCEIDSLKGTNESLMRQMREMEERMGREAGGFQDTIARLEAEIAKMKDEMARHLREYQDLLNVKMALDVEIATYRKLLEGEESRISLPVQSFSTLSFRETSPEQHHQHQQQQQQQRSSEVHSKKTVLIKTIETRDGEVVSESTQHQQDIM is encoded by the exons ATGAGCAAGTCATATTCAGCTTCAGCCGAGACGGCTTCCTCTTACCGCCGCACCTTCGGCTCCGGCCTTGGCTCCTCCGTTTTCTCTGGCCGCGCAGGTTCCTCTGGATCCTCTCGTGTGTCCTCCAGAGTTTATGAAGTCACCAAGTCCTCCTCTTCTCCCATGTATTCCAGCCAGCGCGCATCCAGCGCTTCATTCGGTGGTGGATCAATGGTCCGTTCCTATGCAGGCCTCGGTGAGAAGCTGGACTTCAATCTGGCCGACGCCATGAACCAGGACTTCCTCAATACACGCACCAACGAGAAGGCAGAGCTGCAACATCTCAACGACCGCTTCGCCAGCTACATCGAGAAGGTGCGCTTCCTCGAGCAGCAGAACCAGGCCTTGTCTGTGGAGATCGAACGTCTGCGGGGCCGCGAGCCCACGCGCATCGCAGAGATGTACGAGGAGGAGATGAGAGAGCTGCGCAGACAGGTGGATgcactgaccaatcagaggtCCCGCATTGAGATAGAGAGGGACAACCTGGCCGATGACCTGCAGAAACTAAAACAGAG AGTTCAAGAGGAGATCCACCAAAAAGAGGAAGCTGAGAATAACCTCTCTGCTTTTAGAGCT GATGTAGATGCTGCCACTCTGGCCAGGCTGGACCTGGAAAGACGTATCGAGGGCCTTCATGAAGAGATTGCATTCCTCAAGAAGATCCACGAGGAG GAGATCCGTGAGCTGCAAAACCAGATGCAGGAGAGTCAGGTGCAGGTCCAAATGGACATGTCCAAACCAGACCTGACTGCCGCCCTCAGGGACATCCGCATGCAGTACGAGGCTATCGCTGCCAAGAATATCGCCGAGGCTGAGGAATGGTACAAGTCTAAG GTGTCAGATCTGAACCAGGCGGTAAACAAGAATAATGATGCTCTCAGACAAGCCAAGATGGAGACCATGGAGTTCCGTCACCAGATCCAGTCCTACACTTGCGAGATCGACTCTCTCAAGGGAACC AATGAGTCTTTGATGAGGCAAATGAGGGAGATGGAGGAGAGGATGGGTCGTGAGGCCGGCGGTTTTCAGGACACCATTGCCCGTCTTGAGGCTGAAATCGCAAAAATGAAGGACGAGATGGCTCGCCATCTCCGCGAGTACCAGGATCTGCTGAATGTTAAGATGGCACTCGATGTGGAGATCGCAACCTACAGGAAGCTTCTGGAAGGAGAGGAGAGCAG gATCTCCTTGCCTGTGCAGTCCTTCTCTACCTTGAGTTTCAGAG AGACAAGCCCAGAGCAGCACCACCAGCaccagcaacaacaacaacaacagcgtTCATCTGAAGTCCACTCTAAGAAAACAGTTCTGATCAAAACTATTGAGACCCGGGATGGCGAG gtCGTCAGTGAGTccacacagcaccagcaggaCATCATGTAA
- the desma gene encoding desmin a isoform X1, which yields MSKSYSASAETASSYRRTFGSGLGSSVFSGRAGSSGSSRVSSRVYEVTKSSSSPMYSSQRASSASFGGGSMVRSYAGLGEKLDFNLADAMNQDFLNTRTNEKAELQHLNDRFASYIEKVRFLEQQNQALSVEIERLRGREPTRIAEMYEEEMRELRRQVDALTNQRSRIEIERDNLADDLQKLKQRVQEEIHQKEEAENNLSAFRADVDAATLARLDLERRIEGLHEEIAFLKKIHEEEIRELQNQMQESQVQVQMDMSKPDLTAALRDIRMQYEAIAAKNIAEAEEWYKSKVSDLNQAVNKNNDALRQAKMETMEFRHQIQSYTCEIDSLKGTNESLMRQMREMEERMGREAGGFQDTIARLEAEIAKMKDEMARHLREYQDLLNVKMALDVEIATYRKLLEGEESRISLPVQSFSTLSFRETSPEQHHQHQQQQQQQRSSEVHSKKTVLIKTIETRDGETRTSEGMSALSAQCVVSESTQHQQDIM from the exons ATGAGCAAGTCATATTCAGCTTCAGCCGAGACGGCTTCCTCTTACCGCCGCACCTTCGGCTCCGGCCTTGGCTCCTCCGTTTTCTCTGGCCGCGCAGGTTCCTCTGGATCCTCTCGTGTGTCCTCCAGAGTTTATGAAGTCACCAAGTCCTCCTCTTCTCCCATGTATTCCAGCCAGCGCGCATCCAGCGCTTCATTCGGTGGTGGATCAATGGTCCGTTCCTATGCAGGCCTCGGTGAGAAGCTGGACTTCAATCTGGCCGACGCCATGAACCAGGACTTCCTCAATACACGCACCAACGAGAAGGCAGAGCTGCAACATCTCAACGACCGCTTCGCCAGCTACATCGAGAAGGTGCGCTTCCTCGAGCAGCAGAACCAGGCCTTGTCTGTGGAGATCGAACGTCTGCGGGGCCGCGAGCCCACGCGCATCGCAGAGATGTACGAGGAGGAGATGAGAGAGCTGCGCAGACAGGTGGATgcactgaccaatcagaggtCCCGCATTGAGATAGAGAGGGACAACCTGGCCGATGACCTGCAGAAACTAAAACAGAG AGTTCAAGAGGAGATCCACCAAAAAGAGGAAGCTGAGAATAACCTCTCTGCTTTTAGAGCT GATGTAGATGCTGCCACTCTGGCCAGGCTGGACCTGGAAAGACGTATCGAGGGCCTTCATGAAGAGATTGCATTCCTCAAGAAGATCCACGAGGAG GAGATCCGTGAGCTGCAAAACCAGATGCAGGAGAGTCAGGTGCAGGTCCAAATGGACATGTCCAAACCAGACCTGACTGCCGCCCTCAGGGACATCCGCATGCAGTACGAGGCTATCGCTGCCAAGAATATCGCCGAGGCTGAGGAATGGTACAAGTCTAAG GTGTCAGATCTGAACCAGGCGGTAAACAAGAATAATGATGCTCTCAGACAAGCCAAGATGGAGACCATGGAGTTCCGTCACCAGATCCAGTCCTACACTTGCGAGATCGACTCTCTCAAGGGAACC AATGAGTCTTTGATGAGGCAAATGAGGGAGATGGAGGAGAGGATGGGTCGTGAGGCCGGCGGTTTTCAGGACACCATTGCCCGTCTTGAGGCTGAAATCGCAAAAATGAAGGACGAGATGGCTCGCCATCTCCGCGAGTACCAGGATCTGCTGAATGTTAAGATGGCACTCGATGTGGAGATCGCAACCTACAGGAAGCTTCTGGAAGGAGAGGAGAGCAG gATCTCCTTGCCTGTGCAGTCCTTCTCTACCTTGAGTTTCAGAG AGACAAGCCCAGAGCAGCACCACCAGCaccagcaacaacaacaacaacagcgtTCATCTGAAGTCCACTCTAAGAAAACAGTTCTGATCAAAACTATTGAGACCCGGGATGGCGAG ACTAGGACAAGTGAGGGCATGAGTGCCCTCAGTGCTCAGTGT gtCGTCAGTGAGTccacacagcaccagcaggaCATCATGTAA